The Glycine max cultivar Williams 82 chromosome 3, Glycine_max_v4.0, whole genome shotgun sequence sequence GGTAATGGAAAAAAGAGAAATGTAGGTatgctaaaaaataataataaatgttaatgAATGGTTTGAATTAGAGAAATGTTGCCAAACATTTACTTTTAACATTTTGGCTATTAGTTGTGTTTGGTTTATTGGTTTCATAACTTTTTGAATTCAATGATCATTTGAAGGATTCTAATGTCAAAACAAACATATCTTAAAGCATAAGTAAAATTCGAGTTTAAGAAAGATCTAATTTAAAcctttcattttatctttttcttcttatgtcGTTATGAAATATCTCTATCAAAGAATGttaaaagaaagttaaaaaatttaaaggtgATCATGGCATCCATCAATTAGTCCATAAAATGATATGTCTCTAATAATACATGAAACCAAAGTTTAAATATGCACACATTTAGCACCCCAGCTAGTGAGCTAGATCAAAATTGCTTCTGAAGAAAGGTACTCTACCAATGTAGACCTCAAATATCGATCCAGTACTTGATGCAAACTAAAATCCAATATTAATTAATCTGTGTAAATGGGCACAAGCATGAGTAATTTGGAAAAGAGGTGGAGGTGGAATCTAATCATATATCTATGCACATACGACGAATACGGTTTGTCTTGCTTAACTGCTAGAAGCCGCCGCCGGCCAACTGTCAAAAGCAGGATTGTGAAAGAAAGCgttcttataagttataactgaGAGAATCTTGCCTTTCAAATATTGACATCTTTGTAATATTCTGAAAATATTAACCATCATTAGAAGACAATAAAGTTCTGCCCTTTTCTTTCCTAGGTATTTTTGCAGAAATTCCATTCCTGAACAATGAACATGCACGAATGATAACCCAGTGTACGTATTATACTATATGCATTGTACAGTTTGAGACTCAGAGCATATAAAGCCTGGTATAATCTACAATATCGTACTGTTATATAAGaatgatacttttttttttttgaagaaatataAGCATAATATTTATTCAGTAAAGTTTCAATAAAATAGaatcataattatttcaaaCTTTTATTCTTAACAATATACTATTTCACCAATATTTAATagtgacaattttttatatttgatgtgtttttaaatttttaatttaagttttctttaaatttattaatattcgtataataaatgtaaaacttgttaatcttaaaaaaattagtttaaaaataattatttatttacaaaatctatttttgagaacaaaaagtttattttaattaaaaactgaaaatataagtaatatttATTTCGAAAACAATTCTAAACAAACCTACAGCTAGATTCCTTAACTTTGATTGATACCATTCTTTCACAGTAACCCTTGGGCCAAGCCCCAAACGCAGAAGACACGTATATCAACCCAAATTGAATGAAACCAACCCAATGTTCGATTCGATCGATATCCACCACCctattctctctttcatctttttcctttttttcttttattttaaattttaatattaaaataacaaaatatataatagtttttGCTTCTTTGTTTTGATCCTGTTATTCCCTCACCTCATCACATCTGAATATCTCACGCCGAAGACCGTGCGTTGAAATCTTGCAAGGACGAGATCCAAGCATCGTTGTTTTCCTTCCCAGAATTTACGCTCTTCTTACTATCATCAAGGTTCCTTACTCTCTCTCTCAGACTATAATCTTTCCCCAATATTGGTTTTATTCTCTTTGACTGTTTAAGCTAGGGTTTTCTGGATCTGATTAAAAAACAATCCCTGAGGAATTTCCTAGTTTGGTTttagattaatttcaaaagggTAGTAGAAAAATCCTCCTTTTCTAAGTGGGTCGGTTTGTTAATTGAATAAGCTTATTAACCTTTTTCGTTGGCGAATTTGATTACCTTACCCATAACTTGTGTTTTCAGAGTGTTGTGAATACGTTTAATTTTTCTGAGTGTGTTGTCCTGTGTTTAAGAAGTTTTCATGAGAGTATTTTTCCATCACGTTTTATTATGCTTGTAAAATTTGCCTTGCATGTATCAATTTACGTTGGGTTCATGTTGTGTGCACTTCTTTTACTCATTTATTGGCACCTGAAGTTGTTAGGTAGTGCACCCACTCTCCCGATGGTGTTATTTATGTCTTTACGCTGTACTGACTTCACATCTTATGTGTGGTTCTTGTAGATACAAAATGGAATATCGACGGACCAGTGGTAGGCAGGAAACCGGTGGCCGTGACAGAAGACAATCTAAAAGGGAACAGGTAAtagatatttttcagccaaatTAAGTGATGTTCTTTTTTCTCTGCTCTTCTCTGGAAGACGGAGAGTTCTGACTGTGCATGCgcgtgtgtgtatttttttttttttttggtagttgAACTTATAAAGTGTTTAGCTTTTTTATACTGGTAAAATGAAGAATTATTACTGTGATTCTCATTGTATTGAGATGAATTGGTTTTTCAGGCATATCAGGACTCTCTTATTGAGGATTTGTCACAGGATTTTCGTTTGCCAATCAACCACAGGCCAACAGAAAATGTTGATCTGGACAACGTAGAGCAAGCATCTTTGGACACACAGATAACATCATCTAATATTGGCTTTAAGCTCCTCCAAAAGATGGGATGGAAAGGAAAGGGTCTTGGGAAGGATGAACAAGGTTTGTGCCGTATTATCTCTTTACTcgatttttatcaatttgtttCTCTCTTTATGAAGATCCGCATAATGCATTATAGTTTCTGGTATGCTGCATGAGTTGCCCCtactctttgatttttcttgcaacattttctctcccccttctGTGCACCCTTTTTTGTACCTCCTTCATAGTGTTGACACAACCTGCCTTTTCCCCTTTCTTGTACTTTATTCCTATGGAGTGGGTGGCAAGGAAGAAGAACTCTCTAGCATGACTTCAATCTCATTAATGCTGCGGATAAACTGACAATTATTTTTCCCAACTCATATTGCTGTGACATCTAATATCTTGCAAACATTTAAAACTTAGACTGTGAAGCTTTctgttttttatccttaatgcTACCTCATTCTGTCAATCTACACCTAGTAGTAGTAGTTTGTTGTAAGCATGACAAAGAGTATTGTAATTGTTATTTTGTTCCAGTATTTAAATTGACcttatatttgtatttgtattcAATAAGGATCTTCATAAATGTGACCTTTAGCACCCTTGTTAATGCTATGCAAACTGCGAAGTATTAActcaagcttttttttttaccttccaGGAGAAGAGTTATATTTTTCTCTAGCTTAGGGCTTGATTCTCATTTATTGAATCACCTGTGTATTTGCACCTACCTCATTCAAACAGGGATTTTGGAAAtgagtttgtgtttttttacttcctttctTTCAGTATCAATTTTGTATGTTCCTAACATTGGGATTCTTTACCTGAAAGTGATTTGATTTTGGTCATTGGTGTTGTCCTTGATTTTCAatgttttatcttggtttttgaaattgACATGGGCTTGTGTTTAGGAATCATTGAGCCAATAAAATCTGGAATTAGAGATCCAAGGCTGGGGATTGGTAAGCAAGAAGAAGATGATTTCTTTACTGCAGAAGAAAATATCCAGCGAAAAAAACTTGATGTTGAGTTGGAGGAGACAGAGGAACATGTGAAGAAACGGGAGGTATGATTTATAACTCCTTAGTAGTTGCTCTTAGTGCAAAAACCACATAGTAGTATTGAGGTTGATGTTTATATTTTCTCAAACCTGCACCTCATAGCAGAAGGCAGCATATAGCATATATGCATGTCTTTTGACCGGATTGGTATGTCATATGGAATCATCAACTTTGGAAGGTCTTGAGAATTTCCTGCAGTTTTTATTACCTGGTGGCTTCTTCTGCCTGCTTCGTGCACATTATGAAAATTCAGGTGTTAGCTGAACGTGAGCAAAAAATTCAAACTGAAGTGCAAGAAATCCGAAAGGTGTTCTATTGTGATCTCTGCAACAAGCAATACAAATTGGCAATGGAATTTGAAGCACACTTGAGCTCTTATGATCACAATCACAGAAAGGTAAACAGCATTAACTTGGTTCTGCTTTTGTCAACTTGATTCCCAAATTGGCtcgaatttattttttctcctaaTGCAAAATCTTTGATGTTAAATACAGCGTTTCAAACAAATGAAGGAAATGCATGGTAGTAGTAGTCGGGACGATAGGCAAAAGCGAGAACAGCAGCGTCAAGAAAGAGAAATGGCAAAGTTTGCTCAAATGTACCCTTCCCTTGCTTCAgtgtcaatttatttttattctcctCCTTTTTGTTTTGGCTAAGCAGGTGGCCAGGGGGTCAATGTTCTAATTCTTACTGACTTCCTCTCATGTCATCTTGGTTTTTGATTTCCTTGATGTTAATCAGTGCTGATGCTCAAAAGCAGCAACGGCTTCAACTGCAACAAGAGTCTGGATCAGCAACAGTTCCATCGGAATCTAAAACTGCTACTGCACTTACGGATCAGGAGCAGCGAAATACTTTGAAGTTTGGGTTTTCTTCTAAAGGCAGTGGTTCCAAGGTATGTCCACCTAGTGTCTATAGGACTGGAAAAGAAACTAGCAACTGTCCTTACAGTACTTAGGAATTTGGAATGCTTACAGATTTTATACACTCGAGTTCTTGATGCTGTTGTGTTGCAATTCAAgtcttaaaacattttcaaccgTGCCAATCCATTTAGTGTTGCTTTTCCTTTCTAACAAAGTCCACATTTTAtgcataaaacatttttatatgttAACACCATTTTCTTTTCCCGGATGTCACACAGATTACATTTGGTGCCAAGAAGCAAAATGTTGCAAAGAAGCAAAATGTTCCGATCTCCTCTATATTTAGTAACGATAGCGATGAAGACTAATGATGGAACATTACTCGTGAAGTGACATATCAGCGTGATGATGAATCTCCTGTGTGGTTTGGTGTGGTTTGGTTTGTATTAGctgttttatttgataattgttGCCATCCTCGGTTCAAGAGGAAGAAAACATTTGGGATTATATGATAGTTTGGAGTTTGGTAGACCAAAAATGTTACCTGCTTATCTGTGAGGTAATGTTATGTTTGTAAGGATTTTATGTTTACGAGAGTAGCATGGTTATGTTAGTTTTCATAGTTCAATTATTGATGTGAAATTTCGAGTATATTGCGGATGATAGTTAATTGGGTTGAACTCACTACTGATGACAAAACACCGTAAAACCTTTCGTTTGCTTGAAGCCACATGCTTCAGCCTTAAGCTGAAGCTGAATGCCGTGATTGCAGAACTTCGTTGGATATGCGAATTCTTCAAACGCAATGTCAATGTCATTGAAAAAAGTTTAGGTTGTGGGAATTTTATTTGTTCCATGTCTTTTGCTAGAAAGAATTGACCAGCGAACATGTGCATTAACACCGGCGAAGACATTATTGAACTGTTTTTTgttaagaagtttttttttttttttttttatattttcacttGTTTCTTGAATAGATACAAAATCTAtggtaataaaaaatgaagtgaaaaatATACTCCCTCGAGAATGAAATATAAGGGAAAAAATTGTGCTAAGgattaaaatataagtagattttaattaacttctttttatttaataataatatctttaaaatgttttttatttaattaaaattttatgtttaataattttctcttttttggccTATGCAATTAACTGTAAAAAGTACTTTAGGaaatgtattaatttttaaaacaagacaatcaaaattaaatttgacttattttcttaattgggttgaattatttttttatatatatttcagtTCTGATGACgtacttttataataaaaagtgaatatatatatatatatatttctcctTTGAGTCATGGGAATTTATTGGTTTCACCTCTGCTAGAAAGTGATTTTTTCATTCCAGCAAGCATACGTGTATTGGTACCCGCGGAGACACTATagaactttcttttttcttctagtttttataaaaatccgAAATGATTGGTACTAAAATTCTTATTTCAAAAACTGGAGTTAAAGGAGCAGTTGAGAAAAACTATACAGAGTAATTTTCCAGCCGTTGATCCTTTGCATTACATTAAATGAGGGTGGTTACAGCTATCTTTGCTCTTTTTAACAGCAAGCCAAAACCTTTCTGGTACCATTTTGCAATTGGTTTTGCCTTAGCAGATAATGACATTAGTAATTTTCCATTGGCACAAGTCATTGACTGGAGAAAGCAGGACAAGTATTGGCATCAGCATGGCACATTACAAGTATCCTAATTTTGAAAGGGACAGAAAAGGCATAATATTCTGCCCAACACGGAATAAAATAAAGAGTGAAGACGAtggttttttcatataaaaagcACACAACACAACACTTCCAAGTTCCAAGTGGATACTTCTACGTCTTAAATGGATAAATCCATTCGTGATTCCATAAAGTGAATCCCAGCTACAATTGTTATAACAGCTTATTTACAACACGCTTaacaatttttcaaagaaaatcctCCAGAAAGCCTAATTAGACAGCTTCGGCAAAACCAACTTGTAGATTTCCGTAGTCAAAGACGGTGTGATATGCCCTCATGAAAACATCGCCAAGAATCCTGCATACAATACACTAGTATCAGAGAATGGAACATAGCTTAATAACATTTTATGTAATTCGCTTCATTCATACCATTCTAGTCTGTGCATATgtgattttaaattgaaaaataattttaaaagttaatatacCACAATGGACCCTTTGGAGGAGGAACATCAAAAGCAATAAACCCACTAAGGCAGACTTCTGTAATGCCTTCTCCAGTTTTTAGAATATACTGAAAGcacaaaaaaatcattcttagaatcccaaaaataaataaatagttagcCTTAAACTATCTACAGAGATAACAGCATAATTGTAGTTCAATTTGCTATTCAGTATTAGTATGTGCCCACGTCATTTTGAATGGCTATTACTGTTAGCTTTTCTTTGAACTTAAATTCCATAATTTTACCTAAAACCAAATATTGTCCAAGTTATGTAGGTACTTTCCCGACCCCAATGTTCTTATGACATTTGCAGTACATTTCTGGAACCGAAGCCacaatgtaatttaatttatggaaAGTTCAAACCTAACCTGCTCTGGTGTGAGGACAAAAGGTTTATTTCCAATTGTGAATGTAATGTTTGGCATCTTGGAAAGACTATTACAGCTTATCACTGACTCTCCAGATGGACTTGGTAGGCTCTCACACAGCTGTCAATGATCAAAACAAACATTAACCACTTGTCTAAACTCCAAACTGCAGCACTGCTTGAGCTTCTGGACAGgataattcaaaattcaaagggCTTACTTGATTCACATAGTTGAATACTCTGTCCTTCGTTGCCTTTTGTTTTAGTTGATTCTGGATCCAAAGAACAAGCATCTGACAAGAAGAACACAAAGGATTATCTCTTGCCGTCAACTCTCCCTGCTCCTTTTCAGTCACCATTTCAATTCCAGCACTGCACAAAAATAGAATTTGAAGTAATTTAGGAATTTGTTTCAGCCCAAATATCGCAGGCTTGCAGCATGAGTGAGGTCAAGACCTAAACTCTCCCAATGGCCAAATAATAGATTAATAAGCTAATCAATGTATATATAATGAAGGTTCCGTGATACTTCTGACTCTCTAATTTTCATAGTCAGAAAGAATCATCAAACATCCGTccaatatgttaaaattattacCAAATTGACTAGCAATGAAACAAATATGGTGAAAATCCATACAATGGAAGAAAAAACATTGATAAATACAAGGGCCGTCAAATAAAGACCTATCTAACATTCTAACCTCTTAGATTCATGCCTTTTGGAAGAACATAAACCAACTTGTGAACATATGTCATCAGGCTTCACCTACAGAATAAGATCAAGCTCGTTTAGGTTCAAAGAGTTGACATGCAAATGGGAAAAATATCACAAGCTGAAAGCATATTCAATTTTGACACTTACCCCTGATACCAAGAGATCCCATATCAACTCTCCATATTGAGAAACAACTTCCTTACATTCTACACTGAGAACTCCTTCAGCTCCAATAGCATGGTTGATTTCAGCCACAACAGGCTGAAATAAACAGTCAacagaaattataaataaaatatactccCTTTGGACTCATATATAAGCAAACATACCTAATTTCACACTGATTAAAGATGTTAGTTaagttcatttaatttttttaatttcgtatataaaaaaaaggaactaCATTTCCTAAACTACCTTCAATCATATTTATTGTAGGTGCATTTGAATTGAACATAAAGGTATTTTTGGAATAATGACAATAAATACGATTTAAATAGTTGAAATATGCTTATATTTCAGCCCACCAAACTTGGGAATCTTTGGTTCAAGAGAGGGTGTATAAGCAATAAATCTTCAGAAATACGGAAGCACATACAGTTGGACCAGCAAGCAAAGATGTTCCTGAATCCACAATAGCAGCACAGCCACCCTCACAAACACCTAAAAGTAACGTTGATATATTACAGAATTAGATGCACTTTGGAATGGAAGCATATGCAACAAGTAAGAAAAAATTCCTATTTCACAAACATAAATGTAAAGATACACTTTGGTGACACTTGACAAACTGTATTTCTTCAAAAGATTTTCAAGTATAAGGGAGTAGAAAATTCATTCTAGATTCACTCCTTATACcatatttcaaattatattaGCCACTCAATCACTCCCTTAGTGAATCTCCAAAATAGAATTTTCTTATTGTTGAGGAACAATAAAATTACCAGTTGAAACACCTCCAATGAAAAAATCTCCTATTTCaatctgaaaaagaaaatttcctTGTTAAAGTATTTTCTGATGTgaataattacatatttaaaaggAATTCCTAATCAAACTAAATGTGTTTTTGCTAACCTGCCAGTAACCTTTTTCAGTAATTGGAACATAAGTGTGGTTTCCTTTGAAGTGCTTTGGGTCAACACCACCAAAAACTAATTCGCCACCTTTTTTCGCATTTGGATCCCCATTAAGCCAAAAAGAGAACACCTTCTCACTGATAAGTTTTTGCTCAACCATTTTGTACCTGTGATTTTATGATGAACTGGCCAATTAGAGGCACAAAAACGATTCACAATACTTCACTCTAACATGGAGAACAGATACAGATGAAACAACAAAAGAGCAGATGGAACACACCATACTGGTACAGAATTTTCAACTGAGATCTCCTGAAATCCAAGTCCCAGTATTCCATCAAACTTTGCTGACAGAAAGGTAAGACTTCCTTCGTGGGTAGCCTCAATGAAATCCTACAGTTTACAATAGTGGCATTTGTAAGTATTTCTATCAACAAATTTGTACAATCTATATTGAAGAGGAAGCTCATAAATTAAGTACTCACCTGATGCTTAACAACAGCACTGCCAACTTTAACATTATCCTGACTGAAGAAACCAGATATTGAACCAGTTCCATAGCTTATTTTACATGATGTTCCTGATCAACAAGTTGATAGGtatgattaaaattacattacaTGGCATATATATTGTATACACCTATGACAGTACCACTATAATCAACATGAATAATAAGAAGCTCGCATTACCATTTTTGGCAtgtgtctttgatttctttGCCGTGTACCAATTATGGGTATAGCAGGCGAGCTGCAAGAGAGAATTGGTCAGTATGATATGCTTCTATGCACATGGTTGTGAAGACATACAGGTtaagttgaaaatataaaaaaaaaaatacaggttAAGTTGAACTTACAGTAAAGTAGCACTTTGATGATGGAACCCAAAGGTTGGAACTACCAGTATCAAACACAACAGTGAAGGGCTGTGGGGGTGTGCCAATTCCAATCTCACCAAAATATTGAGCGTCCATATAATTCTTCAAAGGTACTAGATCTTCACCTTTTGACTTACCAATATACTGATCATGTGCACCCATCATTGATCTTCCAGATCTTAGACCTTCTCTTGCCTTTCTAGCAGCATTAATACTATCAATATCTAGAGGTCTCTTCTTCAAACCGATTCTCAGAATtccaaaggagaaagatggaagAAGGGAACATGTTAAAGCCCATAAACATAAGACTGTCACTAAATGCTTTTGCCCCATGGTCAAGGAAAATCTGCCTTACAAGGAAATCCAAAGGTAAGTTGACCTGAATACATTCCTAATTTTACACAGAAcgcaaataaaatgaaacaagGAAATAAACAATTGAGACACTCAAGTCCTTGTAGTATATTCTCCACACAGCCAATCTCagataaatatataatcagAAAAATATATTCTCTTTTCACAAATATTTCACTTTCCTGGCAGTAATTACTAAACAAGAAAATCTTTAGCTTCCTAAACAATCTAGAATACGGGGTCATCTAACAgagtaaattttttcaaaatacaaacacaaaaaaaaaaaaaaaagaagaagcattgAGCTAACATATACCTTTTCCGTGTCTGGTCAACGATGCAGAAAGGAAAAGCTCATGATACGATTTTAATCCTAAGCTTATCAGTTATTATAACCAACGTTATTTGcagttgattttatctttttgtcccCTACGCAAGCTATAATATTACACCCGTTTAGCACATAAACACAAAgggtatgaaaaaaataataataaacagaaTCAGTTCACTTTACTGATGCTACAAATACAAATTGTACAGATCCGTAATACCCACATGCCAAATATACGAACAGATTCTTCAAAGTAAAGAATATAAAGAGAATCAATGGGTAATTTGAAGGGGGAAGTAGTTACTAGAAGTCAACAGGGTTAAACTCATAATGTTTGAAGATCAAAAGATTGAATATCAAAACAGAAACAAGATGTTACAGATACGAATCAAGTGGGTTGAACTTGAACACagtaaaatgatcaaaatattaaaaaaaaaaaaacctttcgaAGCTTGAAGCTACTGCAGAAGCTGGTGGTGGTGCTAAGAACGCCCCAGAGATAAAATAGAGAGAACTTGGTAATGTTAGGCAAGAAAAAGGAGGAAGGTCGTAAGgaataaatagtaaaaattgAATGGATGTCCATTCGTTAGTTAGCAGTAACTTATTCTCTCTGCaaccaaattattattattaatattatcaaataaaacataaataaattgcCTTGGAAATATCTGCTTCAAAACAAAATACTACCTTGCTCCTTGTCCTCTTGTAATTACGATTATTGTTTTGGATTGGCAATTTGGCATTGCCTCCCAAATGTTATATTTAGGGAGGGAAAAAACATTAGTACTGCTGgttgtaatttttaatcaagcattaattttgttttacgaaaagtgaaaaaataaatgcattACTTTTGTGAAGAGTTAAAagttttacaataaattttatgataaacttattttttaaatattttttttgactgagaaataatttttttaacatataccaTTTTTCCCTTCATATAATTTAATGAGAagtttttatcatatataaatgaatattttaaattacttaaaaaataatgttggttctattgattattttattcgcAGGAAAAACATGAATAGAACCAATAGGATTTAAGAATAATATGTGGAGATActatcttcttaaatatttagTTGTTTACAAAAGCTGACTAAGGAAAAGCAAATGATGTGATTAAAATATTCATTCAGTTAGAAGTTAGTGTGGGGGTTTAGAGTTTAGACGATTGGCAACTAATACAGATATGGAtacccaaaaagaaaaatactgatttacatttcaagagtaaaaaaaaaaaatgtgccgTGCTATATTAAAACaagcatatttttaatattcgaATGCTGCGCCCTAAATCCTTGataatttaatatcttttttttaataatactaaATGAGTTATGAGTTCTCattttgatgagattttttgATAAACACATGGAATACTTAacttatttcatatatataaaactctttttatataccatttaaattatttttaaaatttaaaattaaatgttataatcCTACTCTAAACTAAAAATTCACTttacatcattttattttaattacccTACACTATAGTATTataaaaatgactaaaaaaagtaagtttcaaaatttgttATGAGAACAATATACCTATTTTTAAAAtgcagaaacaaaaaatatttattatcattacaTGTTCTGTAAGGAAACTACTTGGAACTTTCGCATTTTggctttcttttccttttttggtttGCTTTTCTTTTCGCTGAAAAGGATTTTGTCTTTCCTTCCCTCATCCGaaaataagtttatattttgactccataaataatgtaaaataattggAAGGGTCACTTGTCTTGCTTCACCAATGGAATTGAATATACCCAAACCAAATGCCAATTATTGGGCATCATAATGGGCTTCGAAATAAAAAAGCCCAATCGATACAAACCCGAGGAGGTGTGAATGTAATTGatgatttttatgtatttattttgaatatggcttgtttttccttttgcaTTAACGACAATGATCAATGATGTACCTCAAGATTGAGACAGAAAAGTCGCACACCACAAACAAGCACATGCATAAAATCAAATGTTACTGTATGACGTAACTTACCGTGGTGTGGGGTCATGGTTTTAttgcaaattgtaaatttgcaATGACTAACATGCGTAAGTGGTCATGTTTGTTTCTGTTTTCTGTCTTCCCATGTCTGAATTAActtaaaatcaatcaaagtcATCAAATCTGTAAGAAATAATTGCAAGTTCAGTACACTACATTATTATTATGTCATTAATTTAAGCCCTTTCCACTCAAAGTTATATAATTAACCGTATAACAACTTATAGTTATTAAACTCTCGGTATATATATG is a genomic window containing:
- the LOC100785068 gene encoding G patch domain-containing protein 8 isoform X1 encodes the protein MEYRRTSGRQETGGRDRRQSKREQAYQDSLIEDLSQDFRLPINHRPTENVDLDNVEQASLDTQITSSNIGFKLLQKMGWKGKGLGKDEQGIIEPIKSGIRDPRLGIGKQEEDDFFTAEENIQRKKLDVELEETEEHVKKREVLRISCSFYYLVASSACFVHIMKIQVLAEREQKIQTEVQEIRKVFYCDLCNKQYKLAMEFEAHLSSYDHNHRKRFKQMKEMHGSSSRDDRQKREQQRQEREMAKFAQIADAQKQQRLQLQQESGSATVPSESKTATALTDQEQRNTLKFGFSSKGSGSKITFGAKKQNVAKKQNVPISSIFSNDSDED
- the LOC100785068 gene encoding G patch domain-containing protein 8 isoform X2; this encodes MEYRRTSGRQETGGRDRRQSKREQAYQDSLIEDLSQDFRLPINHRPTENVDLDNVEQASLDTQITSSNIGFKLLQKMGWKGKGLGKDEQGIIEPIKSGIRDPRLGIGKQEEDDFFTAEENIQRKKLDVELEETEEHVKKREVLAEREQKIQTEVQEIRKVFYCDLCNKQYKLAMEFEAHLSSYDHNHRKRFKQMKEMHGSSSRDDRQKREQQRQEREMAKFAQIADAQKQQRLQLQQESGSATVPSESKTATALTDQEQRNTLKFGFSSKGSGSKITFGAKKQNVAKKQNVPISSIFSNDSDED
- the LOC100785602 gene encoding aspartic proteinase gives rise to the protein MGQKHLVTVLCLWALTCSLLPSFSFGILRIGLKKRPLDIDSINAARKAREGLRSGRSMMGAHDQYIGKSKGEDLVPLKNYMDAQYFGEIGIGTPPQPFTVVFDTGSSNLWVPSSKCYFTLACYTHNWYTAKKSKTHAKNGTSCKISYGTGSISGFFSQDNVKVGSAVVKHQDFIEATHEGSLTFLSAKFDGILGLGFQEISVENSVPVWYKMVEQKLISEKVFSFWLNGDPNAKKGGELVFGGVDPKHFKGNHTYVPITEKGYWQIEIGDFFIGGVSTGVCEGGCAAIVDSGTSLLAGPTPVVAEINHAIGAEGVLSVECKEVVSQYGELIWDLLVSGVKPDDICSQVGLCSSKRHESKSAGIEMVTEKEQGELTARDNPLCSSCQMLVLWIQNQLKQKATKDRVFNYVNQLCESLPSPSGESVISCNSLSKMPNITFTIGNKPFVLTPEQYILKTGEGITEVCLSGFIAFDVPPPKGPLWILGDVFMRAYHTVFDYGNLQVGFAEAV